A window of Trichomycterus rosablanca isolate fTriRos1 chromosome 5, fTriRos1.hap1, whole genome shotgun sequence contains these coding sequences:
- the c5h2orf50 gene encoding uncharacterized protein C2orf50 homolog, translating to MERKMGNRRATSAGYRLPGRPNVALTSQSSVSVVRTSQSGTRPQSEPPLLRDPDTRDPVKQDRVWRELVLAERTGLKEWEKNWSFLKNFDQLGHPRTETPLPSYVSLYSDTLPNTSNQTIGSRVCTELGREMMRMDKLLMLTATHRKTKPSPEMQPC from the exons ATGGAGCGGAAGATGGGCAACAGACGCGCCACTTCTGCGGGTTACCGGTTACCGGGGCGGCCGAACGTCGCCCTGACCTCGCAGTCATCAGTGTCCGTGGTGAGAACCTCTCAGAGCGGGACGCGACCCCAGAGCGAGCCGCCGCTGCTGCGGGACCCCGACACAAGAGACCCGGTGAAGCAGGACCGCGTGTGGAGGGAGCTGGTGCTCGCCGAGAGGACCGGGCTGAAGGAATG GGAGAAGAACTGGAGTTTTCTGAAAAACTTTGACCAGCTA gGTCACCCGAGGACAGAGACGCCCCTCCCCAGCTACGTCTCTCTGTACTCCGATACCCTCCCAAACACCAGCAACCAGACCATCGGCAGCCGCGTGTGTACCGAACTGGGCAGAGAGATGATGCGAATGGACAaactgctaatgctaacagCTACTCACCGAAAGACCAAACCAAGTCCAGAAATGCAGCCTTGCTGA
- the kcnf1b gene encoding potassium voltage-gated channel subfamily F member 1 encodes MWTLPKPGYRVRADKQICVNVGGVRLALCSDMLARYPESRLAELARCTTPGFDAIFSLCDDYEPTKGEFYFDRDPDSFRCIVEVYYFGEVHMKKGICPMCFMKEMEFWRIDSSCLDDCCKSLLQEKEEELAEIAVKVKAILDDLDLGPLANRSERFRKFLWRLMEKPESSWVARGIAVASFLFVLASSLVMCLVTLPELQVQDAEGNVAEHPTLDAIETACICWFTVEYALRFAAAPDKTRFVLAFLNMVDLSAIAPFYLVLTLTHLGATAALDLTDVQRAVQALRVMRVARVLKLARHSSGLQTLTYALRRSFAELGLLLTYMGVGIFVFSALGYTTEHSHPETLFRSIPHSFWWAIITMTTVGYGDVYPKTVLGRCNAALSFLCGVVAIALPVHPIINNFVVYYNKQRVLETAARHELELMELRGTLKPREEKCGVLRESRSDSHIEILASERRIIKKRSIS; translated from the coding sequence ATGTGGACGTTACCGAAGCCCGGTTACCGCGTCCGCGCGGACAAGCAGATCTGCGTGAACGTGGGTGGCGTGAGGCTCGCGCTGTGCAGTGATATGCTCGCGCGCTACCCGGAGAGCCGCCTGGCCGAGCTGGCACGCTGCACTACACCCGGTTTTGATGCCATCTTCTCTCTGTGTGATGATTATGAACCTACAAAGGGTGAGTTCTACTTTGACCGGGACCCGGATTCTTTCAGGTGCATCGTGGAAGTGTATTATTTTGGAGAGGTTCATATGAAGAAGGGGATTTGTCCCATGTGTTTCATGAAGGAAATGGAGTTCTGGAGGATCGACTCAAGCTGCTTGGATGACTGCTGCAAGAGCCTCCTGCAGGAGAAAGAAGAGGAGCTTGCAGAAATTGCAGTTAAGGTCAAGGCCATCCTGGATGACTTGGACTTGGGACCTTTAGCGAATCGTTCCGAACGTTTCCGGAAGTTCCTCTGGCGGCTCATGGAGAAACCTGAGTCCTCGTGGGTTGCACGTGGCATTGCTGTAGCGtcctttttgtttgttcttgCGTCTTCGCTCGTTATGTGTCTGGTGACCCTCCCGGAGCTGCAGGTTCAAGACGCGGAAGGGAACGTGGCCGAGCATCCGACGCTCGACGCCATCGAGACGGCCTGCATCTGCTGGTTTACTGTAGAATATGCACTTCGGTTTGCAGCTGCTCCAGATAAAACACGCTTTGTCCTGGCATTCCTAAACATGGTGGACTTATCAGCAATCGCGCCTTTCTACTTGGTCCTAACCCTGACACATCTCGGGGCCACAGCTGCCTTAGACCTTACCGACGTCCAACGGGCCGTTCAGGCACTCCGTGTTATGCGTGTGGCTCGCGTCCTAAAGCTAGCCCGCCATTCATCCGGGCTTCAGACACTCACCTACGCCTTGAGGCGAAGTTTTGCTGAGCTGGGTCTCCTCCTAACCTATATGGGTGTAGGAATCTTCGTGTTCTCTGCGCTCGGCTATACCACAGAGCACAGCCACCCAGAAACTCTCTTCCGCAGCATTCCACACTCCTTTTGGTGGGCTATAATCACAATGACAACCGTAGGCTACGGCGATGTCTATCCAAAGACAGTGCTAGGAAGGTGCAATGCAGCACTTAGCTTTCTTTGTGGTGTCGTAGCTATCGCCTTACCCGTCCACCCCATTATCAACAACTTTGTTGTCTACTACAACAAGCAGAGAGTGCTCGAGACGGCAGCCAGACACGAGCTGGAGCTCATGGAGCTGAGAGGTACGCTCAAGCCCAGAGAGGAAAAATGCGGAGTGTTGAGGGAGTCGAGATCTGACTCACATATTGAGATCCTAGCAAGTGAACGCAGGATAATCAAGAAGAGGAGCATATCCTAA